The following is a genomic window from Paenibacillus sp. FSL R5-0766.
GATATCCGGGATCGAATGATCTCTTACTTCACCCAAGCGGATGCGGATTACGGTCGGCGCGTCTCTGAAGGGTTGGCCTCTGTTCCAACCGATGATAGCGTAACGGTCCAACCGAAACATGAACCAAGTGTCGAGCAAGCAGAGAAACGCAGTCGCGAGACGGACGGATATTAAAGTAGCTGGACAGCATTTAGACTGATAAGTCTGACACTGTTAGTACATCCGAGTATTTTGAGTAAGCAGATTACGTTCTGGATTAAACATAGCCCTGATCGTCAAGTTGCTCGTTGCAGCTGCTATCAGGGCTTTTTCATGACTAGCTTGAGTGTAATCTCCACTTCAGGATGTAGGCTGCTATTTATTTTAGGTTGAATGAAGTTCATAGGAGTGGATCATAAGTAAAACTGGTACTCTGAGGATGGAAAAGCGTACTTCTCTACGTTCATTTCAGATGATTCTTCGTTAAATGAGAGCTATCACCCAATGGAAAGATTACATAATTCACGTGATATTACAGGCATTGGAAGCTTGCAGGCCTGACCTACCTGCATGTACCTCCATCTGATCAGATGATTATTGATGATAACGCTTACAACATTTACCATAAAGCTGTGTCCTAGAGATTACATCTAACCAGCCGGCATGATCTATCTCATAGGTAACGGTCTGGTACACAGCTACCACATGCTCTTCATTCTATTCCCAATTAACCAAGGAGGCTTACGTAATGAAATTATTCCCATCCACATCCACTCATGTATCTGCACGATCTGCACGTTCTCTGAAGGAACGCTCCCTCAAATCCAAAATGGCCCATATCTGTCTGAGTGCCGCGTTCCCTCTATTATTGATTGGTGGTGGATCGGTTGGTGCTGAAGAGCTGATCGAGAGCAGCTTGCAAAATCCCTCTGAATCGGTGGCGACTTCGAATATCGCACTTGCTGCGGGTGATCTGTATGTGTCTCCTGGCGGCTCAGCCAGCAATCCGGGAACACTGAACAGTCCAACGTCACTGGCTAACGCATTGACCCAGATCGCACCAGGCAAAACGATCTATCTACGCGGCGGTACCTATAACTTCTCCCAGACCATTACCATTGAACGTGGCAACAGCGGCACATCGAGCCAACGTAAAAACCTGGTGGCGTATGGATCGGAAAAACCGGTCTTTGATTTCTCCGCTCAAGCCTTCGCTTCCACCAATCGTGGACTGCAAATGTTCGGAGACTACTGGTTCGTCAAAGGGCTTGAGGTGAAGGGTGCGGGCGACAACGGCATCTTCATCGGAGGCAGTTACAACCGTCTGGAGCAGATCGAAGCTCATCACAACCGGGATACGGGTATTCAAATGGGACGTTATGCTTCCACAGCCGCCAAGAGTGAATGGCCTGCATATAATGAAGTGATTCGTTCTTACTCCCACAACAACTATGACCCCGATGACGGCGAGGATGCAGACGGTTTTGCGGCCAAACTGACCGTAGGCCCGGGCAACGTCTTCGACGGTTGTATTGCGGCCTATAACGTGGACGATGGCTGGGATCTGTATAGCAAAACGGACACAGGTGCCATCGGCGCGGTCACGATCCGTAACAGCATCGCCTATGCTAACGGTGCAACATCAGACGGCACCTCCACCTCCAACAGCGATGGCAACGGCTTCAAGCTCGGCGGCGAGAAGATTGCGGTGAATCATATCGTCGAGAACAGCATTGCGTTTAATAACAAAAAGCACGGCTTCACATATAACAGCAATCCCGGTTCGATTCAGATGAAAAATAACACCTCCTGGAACAACGGGCAAAGCAACTTTGCCTTCGATAAAGGCACCCATATCTTCACCAACAACCTATCCTTCCAAGGTGGCGCCAGCGACAAAACGAGCGGAACCGACGTCAGCAGCACCAACGTCTGGTGGAAAAACAAAAAAAGCGAGAATGCCAAAGGCCTGCTCGCCAGCGCAGCCGACTTTGTCTCCCTCGTGCCTTCGGTAACGCGTAGCGCGGATGGCACGCCTGTCCTAAGCAATTTCCTGAAGCTTGCAGGTGGTAGTGATCTGATCGGCTCGGGTACGCCAGCGGGTAAGAATATTGGGGCACGGTAGGTAGTAGTTATTGAGATAAAGGAATAATTTAAAAGCAGAATCCCCTCCCCCATGCCAGCCTGATTGGCGGTAATGGAGAAGGGGATTTTTGATTACTTTGTTCTGTCTGCGGCTAACTTATGAAGTAGGTAGATACTCACGGTTTGGCTAAAACCTCAATCATCAGTCTGCCGCCTGTGCGAAAACCTTGCTCAAACGCTGCTTCCACATACATGGATGTGGATTGTCCGATCAAGTCTATCAGTTGTTCCAGAGCATCGTATTCGTTCCCCGTAAGCTGTGTTTTGTAGTCCTGCATCAGGTCCGATATTTGGCGATTGATCTCTTGATATTCGACCTGCTCAGGATGAATCGACTCGTCCAACCGCAGGTTCCCGTGAAACAAATCCTCGATCAGGTTTGACATGTTATCCCCACCTAGTCTTTTTACCAACTATTCTCACTATACTTTAGCGGATTTTCCGCTAAAAATCAATAGCGGATAACACGCTAAAGTATGATGTTGGTGAGGTGATGAACATGTATGCTCGTATACGCAATTTGCGTGAAGACAAAGACTTATCCCAAACACAAATGGCCACCTATCTTGGCTGTAGCCAACGTGTATATAGCAACTATGAACGTGGTGAGTTGGATATTCCAACAGCTATATTGATAAAGCTTGCTGATTATCATCAAACCAGCACAGATTATCTTTTAAATCGGACAGATGTAAAAAAACCTTATCCTATAAATTGATAGCCATTTCTGCACCAATTTTTTACCAATAAACTTTATTCAAAAGTCAAATCATTCAGTATAAGGTGCCCATTAGAAGGAGAAAGTCACTAAATATAAATAAGATAATCTATAGGTAGAAATATAAAAATCCCTCTGAACTCATTGAAATTCTTGACCATATATCTTGATGTTTAAGAAATAAATTAACCTAGCAACATTTAAATTTTATGCTGATCCTCCAAATCAGCTCTTTGCTTTATCCAACTCATCAAATTATCGTTTTGGGTCATTTCTTTAATGAAAAACACATCTTCTGAAGTTAGAATTTTGGATAGCTTATTTCTTAGTTTTATATATCTTAAGGCAACTGACGAGAAATATAATATTGAGGTTTCTAACGCAATAAATGCTAGATTACTTCTATCTAGATGTGAATCTCCAGGATAAGAAGAATTATTAAATAACCCAATAGGAAGTGAATGAACACTATTTGATAATAAATTAAAAATTCCAGATTCAATCTCTTTACTGATGGGAGAGTGTCTTTTTCGTACTCTATCAAAGAAGAATGGTTTTTTCCCTTTTTGTATCTCCTTTTTTAAACCATCACTGAGTGATATATAGATACTATTATTTAGGAGCATATTTTGACTGTAAGAAAGACCATAACCCGCTAAATAACCTGTAGATTTCGGAATACCAAGTGTAGCAATTATTTTCTCTGATGATAAATGTTGATGATAGGAAAATAGATAAAATCTGAATTCAAATTCATCACTTGAAATACCTCGTTCGCACATGTAATTGAATACATTATGAATTTCAATTAAATTTCTAGATAAACTTGCTACAGAACTAATATCTAAGTATTTTTGAGCTTCTTCATAATTATCTTGATTAGAATTGGGTATTAAATTAATGATACTATTAGCATTTAACAAAGATTTTTCGTATATAACCTCAGAAAAATATGACCTCATAGAGGATGTCATAATTTGCTTCCTATTATGTTTTGATATACATTTCCCAATTTGAATTAATCTAAAATATTCTTTCGTTCTATAAATAATCTCTGACATTTCCTCACCCTTCTAAAGGTTATTTTATATTTTGACGATTCCATCATTTAATTCATTATCACTAATTCAAAGTACCCCTTCCGAATTTTCTTTCCTCGAAAGGGGTACTAATTTATTTTCAATTTACACCAACATAATATATTTATTTGTTCTGTTATCGAAAGCTGGCCATGTCCCTTCAAGAATATCAACAATTTTATTATTGACCTCGATATTTTCGATTGCCCCTGTAAGATAGTTAACTCTATTTCCATTTTTCTTATCAATTGAACTATAAATAATTTGTTCCGCATCACACACAACTGCTAAATTGGGGTTATGAGTAACAATAAATATTTGCCTTCTATTTTTCGCTTCTTTAATGCAAGGAACCAGCAGTTCAAAAACCGATTGATTGTCTAGATTTTCCTCAGGTTGGTCTATTATTAAAGGGCGGTCATCCAGATCAACTAAGAGATAAAACATTAACAATAACGCACCCTTTTCCCCGGGTGACAGCTTATCAATTTCCTTATCTCCAAGTTTTAAAGCATAGATTGGTGATAAATAATTTAGATTAAACAAAAAACTATATATTTGCTCTTTGGTCACACCTTTTCGAAGCTGTGACTCAATAGGTATATCAGATTTAGATGAATATCTCTGATCTGTTTCTAAGTTTAGAATAATTTCTTCAATAAAAGAAACAATGGAATCAAAGTTTAAAAATTCGTACTTATCAATAATATCTTTTAGTCTTCTATTTCCATCTTCTGTTCCATAAAATGAGCCTCTAGAATTCCCAACCATTTTAAAAAATTCTTCCACAAATGTGTTTAGCACTATTGAGACTTCGAAGTTCAGCTGGTATTTTTCCCTGATCAAAGGATGGGTACTTATCGCAATTTGAACAGGATTATAAAGATCCTTATACGTAGATATTAACTTCTGTATTAAATCAAATATTTGATTAGAAAGCTGTTTTCTCAAATCTTTTAACTTAATCAGTTCGGCTGGTAACAGAGAATCAAGTTCAATCAGTTGGTTGCGTATGTATGCAAGTGAATTCGGTGTTAACGCATCCCCCATTAATTCCTTTTCTACTCTTCCCCATTGTTCCATTTGCGTCAAGTAAGATTGATAGAGTTTATTGGGCCTATCCAATTTCTCTTCAAGTTGTTTTAGTTTTTCATTTAGACCTTCATATAGGTAATTATATGATTCAACAGAGTTTTCATCCAAATACTCAGTTAGTTTGATAAGTTCATCATTAATCTGTTCTTGATTAAATAAAAGTAAAGATTTATCAATTTTCAAAGTAATTATTTGTTCTTGATTCACTTCTAACAATTCTAAATTTTCACTTAAATCTTTTATTAGTTTGTCAAACTGTAAAACGAAATTATCAATTTTCCCCAATGAACTTTTGACTGCTTCTTGTTTCTTGACAAAAAATTTCCTTTTTTCTACTTTCATATATTTTTCATCTTGAAGCTGCGACTTTTGAGCATTCAGTAAAGCTACTTCTTCAGCCAATTGCGCATAGCCACTATCTACTTGATCACCACTAAGTGGTTTTTCTACTACTTCTGGCTTTGTTTTTATATGTTGATCATATTCTAATTGTTTTACTCTTAGTTGCTCAGTCAGCTGTTCTCTATAAGTATTTGTTAATTTTAATTCTATTTCACATATTAATGAATTAGTTTCACTAACTTGCATTCTATAAATATTCATTTCCTCAGACAGTTCTTTAGTCTTTAGAGCCAACAATAAGTCAAAAGTTTCACAGCCAAGTCTATTCTCGATACTAATATGAGAAAAAATAACCTTTTTTATTTCATCATCAAAACTGTTGCCACTAGCGATATTCATTTCATTGCATAGTTTCTCTAAATATTGCTGGGGGATATATTTGACTTTTTCAACTTCAGTGTTAGACACATTTTCAGACAGACTTTTTGTAAATGTATCTTCACTTGCCCATTTTAATGTCGCTTCAAAATGCTGTGAGATATTGTTTTTTGAATTTCTGAATTTTTTCTCATTTAAGAATTCAAAGGTATTATGTGAACTTCCTCCTAATAATCCGAGTATATCCACTAATGCACTCTTTCCATTTCCTTTATTTCCTATAATAGAAACAAGTCCTGAGTTAAACTTTAAATTACATTCATCAAACCATGAATCTGTCATTTTATGATTGGTTTTATTTATAATAAGTGAGTCTATTATTTTGGTTTTTTTTGTTTCATAATTAACTATTTGCTCAGGCTTTATTCCTAATTTTATTCTATCGTTTGAGTCAGTAATTGCTTGTTTTAGCCCTTTATAAGTAAGATCAGATTTAATCCAAAGATTTGCTTTTGTGTGATATTCCTTAATTAGATGATTGTCTGAACAAATAATCAAAGGAAAGTTCCTTCCCAAGTGTGGGAATACAATGTTTTGATAATCGTCCACGTCATCCAGCTGCCCAACCTCGAATACATCTATATATCCGCCTTCTACCAAGTCTTTCTTTATAGCCTGTTTATATTTTTGGTTGTTGCGAATGCTTTCAATACCATTTGTTTTCTTACCAGCATGTACTGTTACAATTCCACCAAGTTCATGTATTAATTCGGAAGATTCTTTGAAATCAGAATAAACAAAATCGTCACCTTTCCTTCTAATATCAGAGGAAGTGATTTCAAGCTTCCCTTGTAATTTCACTGATATTTCTCTAACATCAGAATCTTCTGGAAAAATACCAATAAAATGTATAGATTCACTTCCACCGAGTTCAGATCTTAACTCAATTCCGGGAAATACAGTAATCCCTTTTTCTTTACCTAATCTCTGAAGCTCCTCTATTCTTTCTACATCCATGACATGATGATCTGTTATGGCTACTGCTCTAACCTCTTTTTTTTCGAGACCCTCTATTATCTCTAAATTAGTAATTGACTTGTTTTGATAATCAAATGAAGATGGTGTATGGAAATGTAAATCCCATTTTCTCCATTTTGATCCACGTAAATCGTTCAATATTACCCCTCCTTTTTAGGATTATAATACCATTAAAACGAGGGAAAAAGTTATAAAAATATAAGCCTCATACTTTAACTAAAATTGGAAATAAACCAATTATCAGCACCTCTAAACATTTTTTTCCATCTATCTTAACATTCAAAATTACTATTTTACTTTTTTCTATTGAATACTGAGGCTTAAATAGAGGCCCAGTGGCTAGCTTTTAACACATGACGTTCCCGCTGAAACATGTTCAATTAAGTACTGATAATTTTAGTGATCGTGGTGTTCTGAAATAAAGTTGCATCCTAGTCCTTGCACTGTATTTATCATTGCAGCAGTTTAAATAGTTGAGATTTCTTAAAAACCACAGGAGAAACAAGGTAACAAAAAACAGATCAATCATAGTGGTATCTCACCATAATCGACCTGTTCAATGCGAAAGAGTAGCATTAATTAGGGATGAACCCAAAGCCTTTTCCAGCATACAACTCAATTGATGAAGTCTTTATACAGATCTTATGTTATTGATTGAATGATGGATTCACTCTGCATCGGGTAATCCCATCAAACTGTAACAATGACGAATAACCGATCTATCCTATAAAAACAACAGCATCTTTGCGCTGAAATGCTAGTGGCAATTTATTTTGAAGAATTGTTATTCTTTCGAACATTTTATCCCTTTTTTCCTCAGTTAAGTTTTTTACCGCCCAATCTTTGATTTGAGTTAGTTCCTCAATAATTGACGGTACATCTTCCTCCTCTACATCAACACCTGATGAAAAAAGGTCTGTCCATTGTAACCCTAGTGCTTCAATCGCAGGTTGCCAACATTCTTTAAAAAACGATTCTGTAGCAATGGGAACAAAGAAACTCTGTTCAAAATCATTTTGCGGTTCATATATTACAGCACTGATTGACATGCACTTATTCACCTCCAAAAGTAACACTAAATTTGTAGTCAGGAAACTCTTCTTTTAGTTTATTAATGCTTTTGTTAACAGCTTGCCTCAATTTAGGTGTATCACCGTCTAGTCTAAAAACAAACTCTTTAATGCCTTTTATTTCTTGAAGTGCCGGTATTTCCTGAGACCCATTCACAGTTGTTCTTGTCGATGTGGCGTTCTCTAGAGCAAAAATCCGATTTCGCGTTTTGGTAAGTATTTGTTTGTCCGCGAATTCTTGCGGTGTTTGTGCAGGTAGTCCTGTTTTAGGATTAACTTTA
Proteins encoded in this region:
- a CDS encoding right-handed parallel beta-helix repeat-containing protein, which produces MKLFPSTSTHVSARSARSLKERSLKSKMAHICLSAAFPLLLIGGGSVGAEELIESSLQNPSESVATSNIALAAGDLYVSPGGSASNPGTLNSPTSLANALTQIAPGKTIYLRGGTYNFSQTITIERGNSGTSSQRKNLVAYGSEKPVFDFSAQAFASTNRGLQMFGDYWFVKGLEVKGAGDNGIFIGGSYNRLEQIEAHHNRDTGIQMGRYASTAAKSEWPAYNEVIRSYSHNNYDPDDGEDADGFAAKLTVGPGNVFDGCIAAYNVDDGWDLYSKTDTGAIGAVTIRNSIAYANGATSDGTSTSNSDGNGFKLGGEKIAVNHIVENSIAFNNKKHGFTYNSNPGSIQMKNNTSWNNGQSNFAFDKGTHIFTNNLSFQGGASDKTSGTDVSSTNVWWKNKKSENAKGLLASAADFVSLVPSVTRSADGTPVLSNFLKLAGGSDLIGSGTPAGKNIGAR
- a CDS encoding DUF6809 family protein, which translates into the protein MSNLIEDLFHGNLRLDESIHPEQVEYQEINRQISDLMQDYKTQLTGNEYDALEQLIDLIGQSTSMYVEAAFEQGFRTGGRLMIEVLAKP
- a CDS encoding helix-turn-helix transcriptional regulator, which encodes MYARIRNLREDKDLSQTQMATYLGCSQRVYSNYERGELDIPTAILIKLADYHQTSTDYLLNRTDVKKPYPIN
- a CDS encoding TrlF family AAA-like ATPase, with translation MNDLRGSKWRKWDLHFHTPSSFDYQNKSITNLEIIEGLEKKEVRAVAITDHHVMDVERIEELQRLGKEKGITVFPGIELRSELGGSESIHFIGIFPEDSDVREISVKLQGKLEITSSDIRRKGDDFVYSDFKESSELIHELGGIVTVHAGKKTNGIESIRNNQKYKQAIKKDLVEGGYIDVFEVGQLDDVDDYQNIVFPHLGRNFPLIICSDNHLIKEYHTKANLWIKSDLTYKGLKQAITDSNDRIKLGIKPEQIVNYETKKTKIIDSLIINKTNHKMTDSWFDECNLKFNSGLVSIIGNKGNGKSALVDILGLLGGSSHNTFEFLNEKKFRNSKNNISQHFEATLKWASEDTFTKSLSENVSNTEVEKVKYIPQQYLEKLCNEMNIASGNSFDDEIKKVIFSHISIENRLGCETFDLLLALKTKELSEEMNIYRMQVSETNSLICEIELKLTNTYREQLTEQLRVKQLEYDQHIKTKPEVVEKPLSGDQVDSGYAQLAEEVALLNAQKSQLQDEKYMKVEKRKFFVKKQEAVKSSLGKIDNFVLQFDKLIKDLSENLELLEVNQEQIITLKIDKSLLLFNQEQINDELIKLTEYLDENSVESYNYLYEGLNEKLKQLEEKLDRPNKLYQSYLTQMEQWGRVEKELMGDALTPNSLAYIRNQLIELDSLLPAELIKLKDLRKQLSNQIFDLIQKLISTYKDLYNPVQIAISTHPLIREKYQLNFEVSIVLNTFVEEFFKMVGNSRGSFYGTEDGNRRLKDIIDKYEFLNFDSIVSFIEEIILNLETDQRYSSKSDIPIESQLRKGVTKEQIYSFLFNLNYLSPIYALKLGDKEIDKLSPGEKGALLLMFYLLVDLDDRPLIIDQPEENLDNQSVFELLVPCIKEAKNRRQIFIVTHNPNLAVVCDAEQIIYSSIDKKNGNRVNYLTGAIENIEVNNKIVDILEGTWPAFDNRTNKYIMLV